The following coding sequences are from one Geothrix sp. window:
- a CDS encoding metallophosphatase domain-containing protein — MRLVCISDTHNTHKTLNIPRGDILIHAGDATGQGTSLEVNRFLAWFSTRPHRHKILVAGNHDWLFQHDPDGAAQLLRANPGITYLQDSGVEIEGVKFWGSPWQPWFCDWAFNLPRNGPALRQVWNKIPLDTEVLITHGPPRGMLDQVHGGPHLGCEELKIRLAAVRPRVHVFGHIHDSYGVARSKVTTYVNACSCDEEYRTTHQPIVLDLCPKSIKVHGIEPNRRLERLERLQVALKPTEGALREEVLYELPPHQVAGLHEMAEIREMKADALLQDYVVRGLQSDLAKHLRSERKPTKRPIPFTKLEEGRAEE; from the coding sequence ATGCGCCTTGTGTGCATCTCCGACACTCACAACACCCACAAGACCCTGAACATTCCACGTGGAGACATTCTCATCCACGCCGGAGATGCCACCGGGCAAGGGACCAGCCTGGAGGTGAACCGCTTTTTAGCTTGGTTTTCAACCCGCCCGCACCGGCATAAAATCCTCGTGGCGGGTAACCATGATTGGCTCTTTCAGCATGATCCCGACGGAGCCGCCCAGCTTTTGAGAGCCAACCCTGGCATCACCTACCTCCAGGACTCCGGGGTTGAGATTGAGGGCGTCAAGTTCTGGGGTTCACCCTGGCAGCCCTGGTTTTGTGACTGGGCGTTCAATCTGCCGCGCAATGGACCCGCCCTCCGTCAGGTCTGGAACAAGATCCCGTTGGACACGGAGGTCTTGATCACCCATGGACCTCCAAGAGGGATGCTCGATCAAGTACATGGCGGCCCTCACCTCGGTTGTGAAGAACTGAAGATCAGACTCGCCGCCGTTCGGCCTCGGGTTCATGTGTTCGGGCACATCCATGACTCGTACGGGGTAGCTCGATCCAAGGTCACCACCTATGTGAACGCGTGCAGTTGCGATGAGGAGTATCGAACTACGCATCAACCCATTGTTCTGGACCTCTGCCCCAAGTCCATCAAGGTTCACGGAATTGAACCCAACCGGCGGTTGGAACGCCTGGAACGTCTGCAGGTGGCGTTGAAACCAACCGAGGGTGCCCTCCGAGAGGAGGTGCTGTACGAGTTGCCTCCACATCAGGTTGCCGGTCTGCACGAGATGGCGGAAATCCGAGAGATGAAGGCAGATGCCCTCCTTCAGGATTATGTTGTACGAGGGCTCCAATCCGATCTGGCCAAACACCTTCGATCTGAGAGGAAGCCGACCAAGCGACCTATCCCCTTCACCAAATTGGAGGAAGGGCGTGCGGAGGAATGA